The sequence taaTAAAGTTGAATCCAAAAGGTGTGCAgttatatttctctgtttaataaggaaaataggtgtgagtATTAactttcttaacattttgtgggtttctactgtgtatttattagtctgaaaagctgaaagtaggTAGCGCATTCACCGTCAGGACAGGTGTGTCAGCTCCACACACTTTAACAGTCATATCATGCACCCCTATGGAATTTcaggaatgaatgaatgtataaaATATGTACTGCTCAAGTCTGTTCGGGACCCCATGGCTGGATCTattgggaaccactgttttTAAAGCTATTGTTCATAAGTGATACCCATCAAGTGCTAAGATGACAATAAGCTGGGTAATTTGGCATTCCTTCTGTTTTGGGGAAAACAAATGCTGCTTTTCacccatttttttaatcaggaaACTGTGAAGGCTACAGATATGTATTTGGATAAATCTTACTTCCTGAAATTAAGAAACAATTTCCTAATATTATTGAGAatgtttcaggaaaaaaaagtcttactgTGCTTAAAAACCAAGCCTGTGTTCATGTATGGATAAAACTCATCTCTTAAAACTGCTGTAAATTACTGTCCAATAAGAGAGCACAGTCCTTCATGTATCCTTTGATTCTTTGGATCCGCTGATACTGAACATGTTGGTGGCAGGCAGGGCAGGTGTGGCTGTGAGGTCCACTGCAGGTGCACACTGACCTGTCCTCACAGCCAGTGCAGACATGCATACACTACTCATCATCATTTCCTTTATCAAGACACTAATGTAGATAGAAGCTTATTACATACAATAAAAGGCCTGCTGTATAGATACATGTCTTTCTAGATATAAGTTAACTAGGCTGTGTGTTCTCCACTGATACATGAAGGATGTGAACGACTCAGGAGATAAGAGCAGACTTTAAAACTGATCCCCCGTGTCAGTGTGTTTGGCACAACTGAGCCAAAGGTTTCAAACATAGGAGCTGATCTTAAGAACGATAGATGCTTCACTGCTAATCCCTTCACAGGGAAGTTGAGATAAACTgcaccaaagaaaaaaacacaaacacaacaaactattcagctcagctcagctcaggcCGGTGGCTACCCCCAGCTCTGGATGGTCTGACAAGAGCCAATCAAAAATACTGTCTTgtacagcagaaagcagcaggcAGCCAATCAGGAGCTCGGCTCTGGTTTGACGTGCCTCATCCTGGCTCGTCCAGGGCCAGCCAGTCCTGGCCTACGTTGCAGGCAGGTGTTCTGAGCCTGCCTCTCGCTCTGAGGAGGTGCAGAGTATATGTCCTTCTGAGCACAGTCCTGGTGGAGAGATCCCTCAGTCCTGATGGCTCTTTTCCTGAATGAATTTGTACTcatactgaaaaaacaaacaaaaacacaacagcgaGAAACAGTCAGTTACAGATCAGCGGTATCCACTTTAATGGCTGCTTTCTTTGAGTGAAGAACACTGTATGACACTTGTGTTGCTTTACAGTCCGATTTAAAGAAGAGACTGACCTCCTCtctccttaccaaccctcatgGCCCCTTAGATCCACCTCCGCAAATCTCCTCTCCACCAATAAATCTATCCTCTGCACCTTTGGGGACAGAGCCTTATCCAGGGCTGCTCCCAGGCTCTGGAACTCCCTCCCCAAAGAGATCTGTGACTCTGGAGTCCCTCGCCGTCTTTCAGTCCCGCCTCAAAACccatctcttctcctctgcctATTCCTAGCCCCCATcccaccttttttttgtttgttttttttttgttgttgttattttgttttgtaaagtgACCTTGAGTTAAAGAAAGGCACTATAaatcaaatgtattattaattcTAATTCAACAGAGTTTTAGCAAAATAGATTTACTGAGATGATTCCTTACCAAAGCAAGCTGCCGTCCTATGTTTCCCATAGTTATCACCCCTGCAAAGAAGATGCAAGGTAACCAGGAGCGAATATACAGGAAATCTGGAGAAGTATACCtgcacagagaagaagagcatGAGAGCAACTCCTAATTCTTCTAACAATGAAGACCAAAATGAACCTTTCATCTCAGGTTTGGTCAGATTATCTTGGTTTGACTGACTGTTTAATAATAAGGTCAAATACACCACAACATTTAAGACAGCAACGTTTCTGAATgccagaaagaaaataagacagCTTTTTGTGACAAGTTCAATTTGTCATCAGAAACATACAACACCACTTTTAAAGTCAAACAGAATTACCAGTTTAAGTTTTTTAGCCCTCTGAAGCCTGGGCAAATAgtcttgatttgtttcaaaaacatggggagatggcaatgtgcaacttaattagaaatgacacaaaacttggcaagaaatttgtttaaaaatgcaagaaaatgacaaaaaatagcatttaaaaaacacacacacaaaaaaactcaccaaaatgGAATGGAagtgaacaaaaaaactgtcaaaactgcttaaatttataataatttataataattttaaaaaactacttaaaatatataataataattttgataaatagttctctaaacattttttctcagcttttatttttttaaataatttccaaaTCAGTGCTCAATGCCTTTGTCCCCCATGTCTCTAAATCAAAtgaatttgctcagggctcaaatgtttaaatacttgtgaaaggcatctgaaggcggcacaaggaaagtgatgtcagtccaggttttaaagggttaaattctattaacctgcaaacatttttattgatgatGTAACTACATACTGTACAGGTAACACCAGATTCTGACTGTAGACTGTACTGCAATAGAATATTCTGTAGCTACTGTAATCCATACCAAAGCCTTGACACACAATACTTAGGTtgactttgggtttttttttcatatcaccTGCATCTGCTTCTATTTCCTCCCTGTAtatatttcactgttttcatcCATTTGTTTCCACACCATATTAATACAAGAATTAGGTGTGAGGGAACTTACTGAAAGACTCCATTATAAACCAGAAGTTGTGTGGCCAGTGTTGCCAGCAGGGCGATGCTGACTCCCAGGCCGAAGCCGCTCCGGGAACGGTCAAACGTCCACCATAAACCAATGGAGAGTGCCGCCAGAGTCAGCGACAGCTGGACGTTGTTGGCAAAGTCCACTTTCTGATAGGGGTAGGGTCAAGGACCAGGCAGTCAACAGCTGGTAGTTTCAAACGTTGTTTACATAGCTGTGTTGGAGAGCAGGGCTGCTGTGAAAGATACATGTTCAGCTCTACCTTTAACCTATGAGGCATCAAATCAAGAGAACAAAAGCCTGCACTTACAGCAGAGGAATATTCCAACCTATCAAAGTCTTGGGAAAGACTGATTGTTTATCCCCTCAtattaaggccctgacacaccaaccTGACAGTCAGCGGTCAGTCAATGTTGGGCTGTTGGTGAGCATCTGTCACCATACTCACAGCAATATGTCCTTCACCACTGACAGTGAATAAAATAACTCTGACTGGCTGTTCAGCTCAGAacacaagaagagaaatggaagttgggaaagtaaacaaagagctaaagtcaagaaggaaacatttcctgattgtttgtgttgctggtaaatggactgcacttgtattgCGCTTTTCTCAtcttctgaccactcaaagcgctttcacacctcacattcacccattcacacacattcacacactgttgGCCGAGGCTGCTATACACGATGCAACCTGCTACTCAGGAACCcttcacacgcactcacacttCGATggcgcagcatcgggagcaGCCCTACTAATTTACCATTAACCAGCTGCCACAAAATATTGTTTGTCTCAGCCCAAGCAGCACACAAACATCAATCCAAGTTTAAGTCTGCACTACccgtgttaaaaaaaagcctgcatacacatgctaattttaaTGGAAAAGGTGTATTACAGGCTACCATCACCTGCTGGTATCAAATGGTATTTCCTCTCACATGTGCAGTACGTACATCCCGGATGGCCATCggttgtagtctttgcagtgtgttcatgtgctttttaGCCAAGACACTGGCCACATGAGGCAACACAGCAGGCATCAAGTGCTGAACAGAACAACAACAGACGCATAAAGCCCCCAACTTTAAGGATACAGCACTGGCGTGGTTGATACCCACAAACACAGCCACACAGCGCATCACACTGGACCACTCCCGCTTGAACTTGTGTGGCTCACCCAGACGGCTGTCGATGCATGGGTACAACAGCCCAATCATTGCTGtgggggaaaagagagagacaataaaacaaaacagaaaaacaagagacaacatcagcagctttcACTACTGTCATGGCACAGTCAACATGTCTGCTGACATTGTTCCTGAGAAAAGGCATTCAGATAGCATCCGTGCTATTCTGACCGTACAGCCACACAGCCATGGAGGGATTACTGAGTGAGCCAACTGGACCCAAAGGGTAAGGGGGCCCCACCAGAGTCTCCATTTGATGTGACACAAATCAACCTCAAAGAGACTCAATATGAATGCAGAGAGAGGGGTAacacatgtaaaaatgtttgagGTGGTGATACTTAATTGCTTCTGTTAAATATGATCTAATATTAGTCAGGTCTCACATTTCATTTGTTGGCcaaccatttttttgacaatgagCCAATCAGCAATACAAATTAAAGCAAACTGTGGCTGTACATAGAATATATAGAAACAGGATGCTACTTTACATAGAGTTGTAGAGTCGTTAGTTTAGGTCAACTGATTTGAATCATGTTTTTCCCCACTTCAAGGACAGTGTCACATGCTTTATGTGAATGCATAAATGAATGAGTATGATGAATCTGAATGTGTTGAATGTACTTCAACGGAAATTGCTAATTAGTTTATTTCTTTGCCCAAAAGGTAGCCAAAAAGCCAATTTCAGACTCTGCTATTAAGTATAATGGAAAACAGTAATGCAATGCAGTGATCTGCATCACTGCAGATAACCTCTAACCTAACTAATGTGGcttcaaaacaaattaattctGCACTGTCAACAAAATGCAGTAGACCTTCCCTGAGGGACAAAGTGTAGTATGTGTGTTAGCAACAAGTGGAAGCGACGGGCTCCTGCAGGAGGCGCGGTGTGTCTGGGGAGGAGGAGAGCCTCGGGCTGTTGTGCTTTGTGCTGAGCCGCTTGGGAACAAGCGGCACTGCGCTGCATTTCAGTCCACAGCTCTACACCCAGGGGACAACATTTCAATAACGCTGGCTAGTCGAGCCTGGTGGGCATGTTGTGCATTCACATGGAAGGctgagtgtaagtgtgtgtgcagactgcTGTATGTATTCTCTTATGTAACAGCATAAAACTATTCTGCAATAATATTTGTTCAGCTCAGTACTTTCATTAATGTTGGTGTCGACATAATACAGATCAAGGTCATCATTACAGTTCTGCTGTCTGCAGGTCTTATAGTAAGGCTGCACTCATTTGTAATGAGGTGTATGACGGGGTGGGTTTCTTATGGAATCTTAAAgtatggttttggttttttgatgTCGTCCTCTTACActtctatattatttttattgttttctactgctttaactctttatttttcttaaatggattcattcagttttttaacTGCTGTGTGAGATCTGCCAGCCCTATCACTTTTATTCCTGTTAGTGCTGTAATCTTGTTGACCTCATGTATACTTTTTGTTCTTGCCTCTTAGTTTGACTGTTTTAGCCCTTtcgctgtttggcatgtttgtctatgtttattttaatgttccCTGAGTTGCTGCCTTtgcttgtcaaagcactttgtaaacaactgtttttaaaggtgttataaaaataaagttattattattattagtagtatatTTTGCGTCAGGATTTGATTCATAATCCATCTGCAACTCAAAACTGATTCTTGATTTATTACATATAAAGGTCGGCACTTTTTTCTGGCTCTTAGTCTAGTGCATGGTGTACTAAACCATTCACTCGTGTGTAGGGTTGGGGAAAAAACTCAATACAGcataatatcaatattttgtaatattttcctattgatgcacacacaccaagtattgtttttttgttaaataaaatataaatattgcaaatacaaatttgtCGTGTGGTAGCCtgctagaataataaaatcaacatTATTAGCAGCTGAGGTAAAATATCGCAATAAAAGCctattgcaatatatgttatcacaAGACACAGCATATACAGCGTACCCCagcatgtttaaaatcacaataaaggTCGTGATGATATCACATTGTGGGCCTtgggtgattcccacccctgcATGTAGGTTGTGTGTAGGCAACTGAAATACAGGCAGCATCAAACTTGACTAGTTGTAAGATAAGTGATCTCTATAAGGGATAAATGAACAAGACAAAGTGCACTAGAGTGCACAGACTTTAATTGAAAAAGTTAACTGCAATTACTTTTGGAAGCATATTACAGTGTTCTGTCTGTATgattaaagttaatttaaagTGCAATTTACTGAGTTGGTCTGTGTGCTCTGAAGTCAGAGTGCTTCACCATGCCATTAATGACTCCACAAGTATCCACATTGTCTCCACTCTTCACTGCAGTGCTAGTACAACAGTAAGCCCTCCTATTCAACAGCTCTGTTGGAGGGCCACAGGTCTTTTGAAATTACACTTTTGGTTGAAGTTTTGTAAAGGGttgctgttagcagttagctgaCTGCCATGTTTACACTGTGCCTTCACATACAGTTCTCTTTTTGTTCTGCCTACATCACATTAGTAACAACATGTCCATTTTATAAATCTATGAACAGATAAGAATCACAACTTCTTATTTTTTAGATGCTGTTTAGAATTTAAACTAattgagaaaaatatgaaacaatctGTGGCACCTCCACTTATAACAAATTGTCTTCAATAAGAACAGCAGTTTGCAAAAGCTGCCATCTTTTAATTGACAGAGACAATTTTGTGTCAGCATTAGGAGGGCTGTCTCCAACAACTTTTCTAACTTTTACAATACACAATTCAACATTCCTTTTCACTTCACACAGTGGTTAACCAGCTGTGTGCAGGAGAGAAAGCAGAGTTTGAACTTTTCTCTCAagctctctctttttattctttacacAACTCTTTCAGTCACTTTTCATGTGTACAAACATGTGCAACACTATGGATGCCTTCAAGTGGAGACTATCTGGAAATGGACACTTTTATACTTCAGCAAGTAGCATCATCAGTTCCCAAACACTTACTGAGTATTGCTCAAGAAAAAGTTATGTAACACAGCAGTAAACATGTTGTCAGCATTAAATTTAGAATGAGTTTGTATTTAgaggcagctgtggctcagaggttgagcgggtcgtcctctaatccgCAGGTCAGTAGTTCAATCCCCGgctcctccgggcaacatgCCGAAGTATCCttaggcaagatactgaaccccaattGCTCACGATGGTGCATCATCGgaatgttagtgtgtgtgaatgattactgagtagcaggtggcaccttatgcagtagcctcggccaccagcgtgtgattgtttgtgtgactgggtgaatgtgacagtgtTAAAGTtagtgttaaagcactttgagtggtcaataagactagaaaagcactatacaagtatagtccatttaccatcaGCATAACATTGAGCTTAAATTGCGATTTGGATTATATTAACATGCCGAGTCAGTCAATGTCAGCAGTTAACAATTATGTAATGTGTGAATCACTAGTTTCATCACAATACTGTATCATATTGTTTGTTTGGATAGTGACatgatatttgctgatatcacaaagtctgccacgatACAACTGCGATGCTATTCATTTCAGTAAACACCCTTGTTGTCGTCTTCTTGGCTGGTGCTAGGCCCCCTGGccctgtttgaatgtttaggaaAGTGATGTGATTGGATGGAATTGGTTATTCAAAATAAAGGATCATCTCATAGATGATGATAGGTATCCATGTTTTCCCTTTACATCAATGGCAATGGATCGTTGATCATTGAATCAATATAGAAATCCAGATATATGTATCCTTACATGAGTATTCAAACCTCAGTGGCTATTGATGTGGCCATCTGAACAGACTCTTTTCAGTACTCAGAGTTATTAAGTAATTTTGCTATATGCTACATGAAAGGCCTTCATGGCAGAACTCTAAAGGACCTCTCTCAGAACACTTCCcccttctctcctttcctctcacTTAAAAATGTAGATGAAAACAAACCAGACAGGAATTGTTTCAAAAAAATGCGGGGTGTGTTCATGTACCTGAGGCCGTGCCACAGCAGGGAGGCACCCACCAGGCTGAGGAGAAGATACTGCTGATGACGTCGGGGGGAAAGAGAGTGACGTTTCTCTGCACCTGAAGTAAATTTAGCACCAGGGCCAAGAAGACACCCACGGAGAACAGCATGGCCCCTCGGATCATCAGGTTGGTGGTCCTATGATGCAAAGCAAAAGGAGTCAAACATGTCCCTGCCTTTGGTCATTATGTTGTTCCTCTTAAGATGAGCTAATGTGAGGAGAAGACGCGGAGCTAACCTGTTTGTGATGACTGAGATATAGGGACCCCTGGAAGGCTGTGGTGTCTGCCCGGGCCCCGACCACTGCTGCTGGCCACTGGTCACTGCACTGTCGCTCATAGCTGTCAGTGTTAGGGACATTCGTAGGCCTCAGTCAGGAAAAATTTGGAACAGCTTGTGACGACTTTATCCACCAGTGAGTTCAGTGTCCTCCCCCGACATCCCAGAACAAGCTGCAAAACAAGGACAGGTACGGAATCAAGTAAAAACTGGAGTATCCACCCTAGACCACAGCTTACATCGTGCTATTTCAGTGATTATAGACAGTctttatacacaaacatacactgaaTAGACAAAACAGTAAAACCTCTGGCTGAATAACACTGATCATCTTGTTCTAATGCAGCATTCTGCTGGGAAACTTGGCTCCTTGTATTTATGCGGATGCCACCTGACATGCTCCACCAACCCAAACACCATTGCAGACCAGGTTGCCCAACATGGCAACAGCACTCCCTGATGGCTGTGTCCCCCCATGGCCCAAGGAACAAGACACAGAGGTCAATGCATTGAACTGGCCTCCAAATGCACAGGATCCCAATCTGACCAAGCATTCGTGGGACGTGCCAGTACCCCAGCGGTCCCTCCACTTCAGGGTGGGGCCTTCTTGGATCAGACTTGGCTC is a genomic window of Plectropomus leopardus isolate mb chromosome 10, YSFRI_Pleo_2.0, whole genome shotgun sequence containing:
- the insig2 gene encoding insulin-induced gene 2 protein yields the protein MSLTLTAMSDSAVTSGQQQWSGPGQTPQPSRGPYISVITNRTTNLMIRGAMLFSVGVFLALVLNLLQVQRNVTLFPPDVISSIFSSAWWVPPCCGTASAMIGLLYPCIDSRLGEPHKFKREWSSVMRCVAVFVGINHASAKVDFANNVQLSLTLAALSIGLWWTFDRSRSGFGLGVSIALLATLATQLLVYNGVFQYTSPDFLYIRSWLPCIFFAGVITMGNIGRQLALYEYKFIQEKSHQD